The following DNA comes from Fervidobacterium gondwanense DSM 13020.
TTTGGCAATATGAGGTTCTTAGGCCTAATTGGGAATGCCTTGACTACAGATTTGTATTGGATTTCGTTCGATGTCAGTATACCTGCTTCTATTGCACAATAAAGCACAGCTATTACGATGTATGGCGTGAGCGCACTTATTGAAGAGCTCGATGTGAAGAACATGAAAAGTGAAAAGATTGCAGGGTAGAGAATCAAGAAGATGAACTGCTCATTTCTGACAAGTAATTTAGTATCTTTCCAAAGTACACCGCCCATTCTGGAAGAGTAAGAGCTCTTTTTGAAATATTCTTTTTTCTCTTTACTCTTTTTGCGTATATTCTCAAATCCGACCTTTCCTGCCAACTTCCAAAATAGGAATAGAGAGCCTACAGAAAGAATGCCAACTGCGAGTACGATTGAGAAGTTTTCAGAATATGACCATGTTAGGACGTTGTATTTGGAATTTGCAAAAGATAGTAATTTTACTATATTCTGGTTCTCACCTAAAGTTGAAAAGTCCACGTCTTGCAAACTCACAAAAACAAGGTATATGAATACGAGCAACAGTATCATCACCGTGTTAAGTATTCTGAGATACCTCTTCGATGTTACCCCACCAAAGAGAACTGCAAATAGGGCAGAGACACTTGAGAGAAATATTAAATGGAGCAACGTTTGGAGTATGAAAGCCAAGACATTCTGTTTAACTGCGATACCATATGCCAGGGCTGACGCTACAAAAAAACCAAGCGTGAAGGCTTGACTAGAAAGAGTGACAAGTAAATAGTACAGAGTGATTACGTTCCTTCTTATCGGTAAAGTGAGGAGGAATTCCACATCTTCGTTTCTCGAGAATGCGTACATCCCTGTTCCAACAAACCCTACGACGTAGAAGAGCGAGAACATCGATATCGTTAGAAAATAGAAAGCCTTAGCAACATCAGGAAATGCTGATAGTGCTTTGTAAATCTGATAATTTGATAAATAAATAAATATAGCCATTGGAAGAGTGGAAAATAGAAGGAGAATGATATATCTTGACCCTTGGCTTCTTGACGTGTTAGATTCCTTTCTTTTTGATTTTCGTTGTGCATTTTGCTGCATAAGGTTAAGTCCAACGTATCTGAACAATATACTCAATTCTCGCATATGTTTCACCTTCGCTCGCTACGAAATCAGAGGTTTTCAACAATTTCTTGTATATCGTCAGTGGCGGTGAGCGATAGGAAGATATCTTCCAATGACTTGCCGTAGCTCTCTTTCAGTTCCGCGACAGAACTTTCGGCGATTACTTGCCCTTTGTTTATTATCGCAACTCTATCGCACATCTTTTCGGCTATTTCAAGTATGTGTGTTGTCATGAAGATTGTCATTCCTTCACTCGCGTATTTTCTAAGCAGTTCTTTAAGTATTCGAGCACTCTTTGCGTCAAGACCTACAGTTGGTTCATCTAAAAACAGCACTTCTGGTTTTCTCATCAAAACAGAGATGAGCATGAGTTTTTGCTTCATACCGTGCGACATTTCGCCGACAAGTTTTGAAAGATAATCTACCCCGAACGCACCGCATAGCTCATCTATCCTTTCTTCGAGCTGCTTTTTGTCTAATCGATATATCGCAATTATGAAATCAAGGAACTCGTATCCTTTGAGATGTTCGTAAATCTTCGGTTCATCTGGCACAATACCGATTCTCCGCTTTATCTCAACATCATAATCCTTCATATCAAGTCCAAGTATTTCCACTTTACCACTTGTTGGCTTGAGTGTTCCAGTGAGCATCTTTATAGTAGTTGTCTTACCTGCACCATTAGGACCAAGGAAACCAAATATCTCGCCATGTTTGACCTGAAGATTTACACCATCTACAGCGGTGAAATCCCCGAACTTTTTTACAAGACCAGCAGCACGTATTGCTAACCCGGACATATAGTATTTGTACCCCCTTATGTGCGAAATATTAAGTTAATAAAATTCTACCTCAAAAGGTCAGAATGTCAAATTAAAAAAATCACATAGTATATTGTGTGAGATTTTAAAATTCGTTTTGCACATTACTGCATCTCCTCAAGTATTCTTAGATCTTGTCCTACTATTACTACACTTCCTGGAATTATCTTCTTATAGCTCTCCAAGGTTCTCAACAGTTGGTAGAATTCACTATCTCGTGCGAATGACTCAGCATAGATTTGTGTTGCACTGGCTTCACCTGTTCCTTTTATCTTTTCTGCTTCGCTTATTGCTTGTGCCTTAAT
Coding sequences within:
- a CDS encoding ABC transporter ATP-binding protein; translated protein: MSGLAIRAAGLVKKFGDFTAVDGVNLQVKHGEIFGFLGPNGAGKTTTIKMLTGTLKPTSGKVEILGLDMKDYDVEIKRRIGIVPDEPKIYEHLKGYEFLDFIIAIYRLDKKQLEERIDELCGAFGVDYLSKLVGEMSHGMKQKLMLISVLMRKPEVLFLDEPTVGLDAKSARILKELLRKYASEGMTIFMTTHILEIAEKMCDRVAIINKGQVIAESSVAELKESYGKSLEDIFLSLTATDDIQEIVENL